The following are encoded together in the Bradyrhizobium genosp. L genome:
- a CDS encoding MarR family winged helix-turn-helix transcriptional regulator produces MAALKKPPKSPARPPKRVPSQADYETLSQFRYLIRCFLEFSQDAAKAEGLTPRQHQALLAIKGFPGGRPVAIGDLAERLRLRHHTTVELVDRLSEADLVERVLDPADQRRVLLRLTDRAAAHLAQLSAVHLDELSRIEPLLKQVLAPRAE; encoded by the coding sequence ATGGCAGCGTTGAAAAAACCCCCGAAATCGCCGGCCCGCCCCCCAAAGCGGGTTCCGAGCCAGGCCGATTACGAGACGCTGTCGCAATTTCGCTATCTGATCCGGTGCTTTCTGGAGTTCAGCCAGGATGCCGCCAAGGCTGAGGGGCTGACCCCGCGCCAGCACCAGGCGCTGCTGGCGATCAAGGGATTTCCGGGCGGCCGCCCGGTTGCGATCGGCGACCTGGCCGAGCGGCTGCGGCTGCGCCACCACACCACGGTCGAGCTGGTCGATCGGCTGTCCGAAGCCGATCTGGTCGAGCGTGTGCTCGATCCGGCCGACCAGCGCAGGGTCCTGCTCAGGCTAACCGATCGCGCGGCCGCGCATCTCGCCCAGCTCTCGGCGGTCCATCTCGATGAGCTGTCGCGGATCGAGCCGCTGCTGAAGCAGGTGCTGGCCCCACGGGCGGAGTGA
- a CDS encoding type II toxin-antitoxin system HicB family antitoxin, translating to MKRRLYPAVLERGSRGAFGAWFPDFPGCVAGGRSQEEAIERAEHALAQAVDGWVEQGHALPEPTPIERIVPPKGSDVAAFFMVGVDPPDPSERVNVYLPKSLITRIDKRAAELGMSRSSFFGFASSLALEWPGGFPRGAPVGPRSKVHKTGALRAEKRPGGKGTR from the coding sequence ATGAAGAGGCGGCTTTATCCGGCCGTGCTGGAGCGCGGGTCGCGCGGGGCGTTCGGCGCCTGGTTCCCGGACTTCCCGGGCTGTGTCGCCGGCGGCAGGTCGCAGGAGGAGGCGATCGAGCGCGCCGAGCATGCGCTGGCGCAGGCGGTCGACGGCTGGGTCGAGCAGGGCCACGCGCTGCCGGAGCCGACGCCGATCGAGCGCATCGTGCCGCCGAAGGGATCCGACGTTGCCGCCTTCTTCATGGTCGGCGTCGATCCGCCCGATCCCTCCGAGCGCGTCAACGTCTACCTGCCGAAGAGCCTGATCACGCGGATCGACAAGCGCGCCGCCGAGCTCGGCATGAGCCGCTCGAGCTTCTTCGGTTTCGCAAGCTCGCTCGCGCTCGAGTGGCCCGGCGGCTTTCCGCGCGGCGCCCCGGTCGGGCCGCGCTCCAAGGTGCACAAGACCGGCGCGCTGCGCGCCGAGAAGCGGCCGGGCGGGAAGGGGACGCGATAG
- a CDS encoding MFS transporter → MVDVLAAPQQAKADSAVRTLTGISVAHWVSHFHIFVLPMLIPFLKAQLGVGYVELGFALTVFAVTSGLTQAPIGYLADHIGARKILLIGLTLGGCALIALGLHLSYTSLIVCAVLLGFANSVYHPADYAILSAHMDEARMGRAFSIHTFAGFLGGAVAPAIMAALVATIGGHGALIVAGAIGPLVALFLIVLGIPDAGANKNKAKSDAAPKASVITPALMVLTVFFTLLSLSTSGINNFGVVALMGGYGASFSTANVALTAFLGASAVGVLAGGYLADWTDRHSQVAAACFAANAVLVLLIALVNLPSAALTLAMGLAGFLGGVIAPSRDMMVRNAAPAGAAGRAFGIVSTGFNFGGIVSPLLFGWIMDQHMPHWVFGASVIFMVLTVLLTLATERKPAQIAAAA, encoded by the coding sequence ATGGTCGACGTTCTGGCCGCACCGCAGCAAGCGAAAGCCGATAGCGCCGTCCGCACGCTGACGGGAATCTCGGTCGCGCATTGGGTCAGCCACTTCCACATCTTCGTGCTGCCGATGCTGATCCCGTTCCTCAAAGCGCAGCTCGGCGTCGGCTATGTCGAGCTCGGCTTCGCGCTCACGGTGTTTGCCGTCACCTCCGGGCTGACCCAGGCGCCGATCGGCTACCTCGCCGACCATATCGGTGCGCGCAAGATCCTGCTGATCGGACTCACGCTCGGCGGCTGCGCGCTGATCGCGCTCGGGCTGCACCTGAGCTACACGTCGCTGATCGTCTGCGCCGTGCTGCTGGGGTTCGCCAACAGCGTCTATCATCCGGCCGATTACGCCATCCTCTCGGCGCATATGGACGAGGCGCGGATGGGCCGCGCCTTCTCGATCCACACCTTCGCCGGCTTCCTCGGTGGCGCGGTGGCGCCGGCGATCATGGCGGCGCTGGTCGCCACCATCGGCGGCCACGGCGCGCTGATTGTCGCCGGCGCGATCGGCCCGCTGGTCGCGCTGTTCCTGATCGTGCTCGGCATTCCCGATGCCGGCGCCAACAAGAACAAGGCGAAGAGCGATGCGGCACCGAAGGCCAGCGTGATCACACCGGCTCTGATGGTGCTGACCGTGTTCTTCACCCTGCTCAGCCTGTCGACCTCGGGCATCAACAATTTCGGCGTGGTGGCGCTGATGGGCGGCTATGGCGCCTCGTTCTCGACCGCCAACGTCGCGCTGACCGCGTTCCTCGGCGCCAGCGCCGTCGGCGTGCTCGCCGGCGGCTATCTCGCCGACTGGACCGACCGCCATAGCCAGGTCGCCGCGGCCTGCTTCGCGGCCAATGCCGTCCTCGTGCTGCTGATCGCGCTGGTCAATCTGCCGTCCGCGGCGCTGACCCTGGCGATGGGGCTTGCCGGCTTCCTCGGCGGCGTGATCGCGCCCTCCCGCGACATGATGGTGCGCAACGCCGCACCAGCCGGCGCCGCCGGCCGGGCGTTCGGCATCGTCTCCACCGGCTTCAATTTCGGCGGCATCGTCAGCCCGCTACTGTTCGGCTGGATCATGGATCAGCACATGCCGCACTGGGTGTTCGGCGCCTCCGTGATCTTCATGGTGCTGACCGTGCTGCTGACGCTGGCGACCGAACGCAAGCCGGCGCAAATTGCCGCGGCGGCATAG
- a CDS encoding MBL fold metallo-hydrolase: MIFRQLFDSVSGTYSYLLASRAGGEALILDPVLEKADRYCKLLQELDLRLVKAVDTHLHADHVTGLAELRDRTQCITIMGEQSKADVVSMRVADGDKVTIEGLCLEAMYTPGHTDDSYSYLMGDRVFTGDTLLIRGTGRTDFQNGSARAQYDSIFNRLLKLPEETMVFPAHDYKGDTVSTIGEEKRYNPRLQVKSIDDYVELMNNLNLPNPKLMDVVLPANMHVGLHQDELAKQGLSLSACDAIASLGRPDILLVDLRESGERSKHGMLAGALHAPYPAISDNLKPGGMLREVAAATGRRIVFFCAFGERSAMAVAAAKKAGLANTAHIEGGIDAWKKAGGPVALG; this comes from the coding sequence ATGATCTTTCGCCAGCTGTTCGACAGCGTGTCCGGCACCTACAGCTATCTGCTCGCGAGCCGCGCCGGTGGCGAGGCGCTGATCCTCGATCCGGTGCTGGAGAAGGCCGACCGCTACTGCAAGCTTCTGCAGGAACTCGATCTCAGGCTGGTCAAGGCGGTCGACACGCACCTGCATGCGGATCACGTCACGGGGCTGGCCGAGCTGCGCGACCGCACCCAGTGCATCACCATCATGGGCGAGCAGAGCAAAGCCGACGTGGTGTCGATGCGCGTCGCCGACGGCGACAAAGTGACGATCGAGGGCCTCTGCCTCGAGGCGATGTATACGCCCGGCCACACCGACGATTCCTACAGCTATCTGATGGGCGACCGCGTCTTCACCGGCGACACGCTGTTGATCCGCGGCACCGGCCGCACCGATTTCCAGAACGGCAGCGCGCGGGCGCAGTATGATTCGATCTTCAATCGGCTGTTGAAGCTGCCCGAGGAAACCATGGTGTTCCCCGCGCATGACTACAAGGGCGACACCGTTTCCACCATCGGCGAGGAGAAGCGCTACAATCCGCGGCTGCAGGTGAAATCGATCGACGACTATGTCGAGCTGATGAACAACCTCAATCTGCCGAACCCGAAGCTGATGGATGTGGTGCTGCCCGCCAACATGCATGTCGGCCTGCACCAGGATGAACTCGCGAAGCAAGGCCTTTCGCTGTCCGCATGCGACGCCATCGCAAGCCTCGGCCGACCCGACATCCTTCTGGTGGATCTGCGCGAGAGCGGCGAGCGCAGCAAGCACGGCATGCTCGCCGGCGCCCTGCATGCGCCCTATCCCGCGATCTCAGACAATCTCAAACCGGGCGGCATGCTGCGGGAAGTCGCGGCCGCGACCGGCCGTCGCATCGTGTTCTTCTGCGCCTTTGGCGAGCGCTCGGCGATGGCGGTGGCGGCCGCGAAGAAGGCCGGGCTGGCGAATACCGCCCACATCGAAGGCGGCATCGACGCGTGGAAGAAAGCCGGTGGGCCTGTCGCTCTCGGATAG
- the soxX gene encoding sulfur oxidation c-type cytochrome SoxX has translation MAAPAQAQSAAEGQKLAFDRGKGNCLTCHVIKGGELPGTIGPELTGLKARYSRDELIAIVTDETKRNPLTVMPPFGRNRILSEKEINAVVDFLQTL, from the coding sequence ATGGCTGCGCCGGCGCAGGCCCAGTCCGCCGCCGAGGGCCAAAAACTCGCCTTCGACCGCGGCAAGGGCAATTGCCTGACCTGCCATGTCATCAAGGGCGGCGAGCTGCCCGGCACGATCGGCCCCGAGCTGACCGGCCTGAAGGCAAGATACAGCCGCGACGAGCTGATCGCGATCGTCACCGACGAGACCAAGCGCAACCCGCTGACCGTGATGCCGCCGTTCGGCCGCAACCGGATCCTGTCCGAGAAGGAGATCAACGCGGTGGTCGATTTCCTGCAGACGCTGTGA
- the soxY gene encoding thiosulfate oxidation carrier protein SoxY, with protein MNTTSHEFSPTRRLVLKGAGVAALFGLGAVPFGAPPALAANDPYPAEAFKQKNEADAIKALYGKTPEVSDKVKMDAPEIAENGAVVPISATTTLADVTSISFLVSENPIALVASYKIPAGTLPSVANRIKMAKTSNVTVIVEAGGKLYSAVKEIKVTVGGCGG; from the coding sequence ATGAACACCACGAGCCACGAATTTTCGCCGACACGCCGCCTGGTGCTCAAGGGCGCCGGCGTCGCCGCGCTGTTCGGCCTCGGCGCCGTTCCATTCGGCGCGCCGCCGGCGCTCGCCGCCAACGACCCGTATCCAGCCGAGGCGTTCAAGCAGAAGAATGAGGCCGACGCGATCAAGGCACTCTACGGCAAGACGCCCGAGGTCTCGGACAAGGTCAAGATGGACGCCCCCGAGATCGCCGAGAACGGTGCGGTGGTGCCGATCTCCGCCACCACGACGCTGGCCGACGTCACCTCGATCTCGTTTTTGGTCAGCGAGAACCCGATCGCGCTGGTGGCCTCCTACAAGATCCCGGCGGGCACGCTGCCGAGCGTCGCCAACCGCATCAAGATGGCGAAGACCAGCAACGTCACCGTGATCGTCGAGGCCGGCGGCAAGCTCTACAGCGCGGTCAAGGAAATCAAGGTCACCGTCGGCGGCTGCGGCGGCTGA
- the soxA gene encoding sulfur oxidation c-type cytochrome SoxA, with translation MTARLALRAAAGLALGVLAFAPAARAADNIDPVADKAAFQKFFTSKFPKLKLEDFVNGPYSMNEDLHKQWEEKEQFPPYEFSLEDGKQMFAAPFRNGKSYADCFPNGGVGIRQNYPYFDEKEGKVVTLELALNRCREANGEAAISYVKDEMAALTAYMAFTSRGKPMDIKIPNDPRALEAYQKGKEYFYTRRGQLNFSCATCHVQSPGERIRAEVLAPALGILNAMPIYRSEWSGMGTTSRRFTTCNSQIRGVPLNPQDDEYRNLEYYLSYVSNGLPISGPGARP, from the coding sequence ATGACGGCGCGCCTCGCACTCCGCGCGGCCGCGGGGCTTGCACTGGGCGTGCTCGCGTTCGCGCCGGCTGCGCGCGCGGCTGACAACATCGACCCCGTCGCCGACAAGGCCGCATTCCAGAAATTCTTCACCAGCAAATTCCCCAAGCTGAAGCTGGAGGATTTCGTCAACGGTCCCTATTCGATGAACGAGGACCTGCACAAGCAGTGGGAAGAGAAGGAGCAGTTTCCGCCCTACGAGTTCTCGCTCGAGGACGGCAAGCAGATGTTCGCGGCGCCGTTCAGGAACGGCAAGAGCTATGCCGACTGCTTCCCGAACGGCGGCGTCGGCATCCGCCAGAACTATCCTTACTTCGACGAGAAGGAGGGCAAGGTCGTCACCCTTGAACTCGCCTTGAACCGCTGCCGCGAGGCCAATGGCGAGGCGGCGATCTCCTATGTGAAGGACGAGATGGCGGCGCTGACCGCCTACATGGCCTTCACCTCGCGCGGCAAGCCGATGGACATCAAGATCCCGAACGATCCGCGCGCGCTCGAGGCCTATCAGAAGGGCAAGGAATATTTCTACACCCGCCGCGGCCAGCTCAACTTCTCCTGCGCCACTTGCCATGTGCAGAGCCCCGGCGAGCGTATCCGCGCCGAAGTGCTGGCGCCGGCGCTGGGTATCCTGAACGCGATGCCGATCTACCGTTCGGAATGGTCGGGCATGGGCACCACCAGCCGCCGCTTCACCACCTGCAACAGCCAGATCCGCGGCGTGCCGCTCAATCCGCAGGACGACGAGTATCGCAACCTCGAATACTATCTGTCATATGTCAGCAACGGCCTGCCGATCTCCGGCCCGGGAGCGCGGCCATGA
- a CDS encoding DUF938 domain-containing protein has protein sequence MAEFVVEFGKDGSPVEADGRLDAAAYHRNHQPIWAVLNGFLAGQSGDVLEAGSGTGQHVVHFAGHTPDITWWPSDLHAAHLRSIEAWRAHAGVANIQPPQRIDLSDPTWSAALPDGKGPDKLLAIFCANVIHIAPWQVAEGLFAGAARHLRADGRLFLYGPFKRDGKHTALSNAVFDTSLRDRDAEWGVRDIADIEKLADRVELKLAGTFDLPANNMILMFARKS, from the coding sequence GTGGCGGAATTTGTCGTCGAGTTCGGCAAGGATGGCAGCCCGGTCGAGGCGGACGGGCGGCTCGACGCAGCCGCGTACCACCGCAACCATCAGCCGATCTGGGCGGTCCTGAACGGCTTCCTCGCCGGGCAGTCCGGCGACGTGCTGGAGGCCGGCAGCGGCACCGGCCAGCATGTCGTGCATTTCGCCGGTCATACACCTGACATCACCTGGTGGCCGAGCGATCTTCATGCCGCGCATCTGCGCAGCATCGAGGCCTGGCGCGCGCATGCCGGCGTTGCCAACATCCAGCCGCCGCAGCGGATCGATCTCTCCGATCCGACATGGTCGGCGGCGCTGCCGGACGGCAAAGGTCCGGACAAACTGCTCGCGATCTTCTGCGCCAATGTCATCCACATCGCGCCATGGCAGGTCGCCGAGGGCCTGTTCGCCGGTGCCGCGCGGCATTTGCGTGCCGATGGTCGGCTGTTTCTCTACGGCCCCTTCAAGCGCGACGGCAAGCACACCGCGCTCAGCAATGCCGTGTTCGACACCTCGCTGCGCGACCGCGATGCCGAATGGGGCGTGCGCGATATCGCCGATATCGAGAAGCTGGCGGATCGCGTCGAGCTGAAACTGGCAGGCACGTTCGATCTGCCCGCCAACAACATGATCCTGATGTTCGCACGAAAATCGTAG
- the soxB gene encoding thiosulfohydrolase SoxB → MTVRRRDFLKASAAVSLTAGLPRLARGVDTASVYDLDRFGNARILHMTDTHAQLKPVFFREPSVNIGVGTMAGQPPHLVGKAFLDRFGIRPDSADAYAFTCVEFEKAAGRFGKLGGFAHLKTLIDKLRADVGEKRSILLDGGDLWQGTGFANALKGTDMVEAANLLGIEAMTGHWEFTYGEQALRDNLARFKGEFLAQNVFLTEEAAFNDAKAFDPASGRVFKPSTIKEIGGHRIAIIGQAFPYVPIAHPKRFTPDWTFGIRDDELQKLVDGHRNNDHVDAVILLSHNGMDVDLKLASRVTGIDVILGGHTHDAIPLPITVTNAGGVTLVTNAGSNAKFIGVLDLDLAKGKVANVRYRLLPVFAELLKPDPAMQALIDKTRQPYADDWDDKLAAADRLLYRRGNFSGTMDQLICDALLAELDAEIALSPGFRWGLTTLANQPLTMEDVLSETAITYPETYTATMTGAQIKDVLEDVCDNLFNADPYYQQGGDMVRVGGLAYTCTPAESVGKRISELKLGNGRHLEAERHYKVAGWASVNQQSGAPVWDVVAKHLRAGRPPNRDAPGVTLKGVEDNPGMTGLG, encoded by the coding sequence ATGACCGTCCGCCGCCGCGATTTCCTGAAAGCATCCGCCGCCGTCTCGCTCACGGCCGGCCTGCCGCGGCTTGCGCGCGGCGTCGACACGGCAAGCGTCTACGACCTCGACCGCTTCGGCAACGCGCGCATCCTGCACATGACGGATACGCATGCGCAGCTCAAGCCGGTGTTCTTCCGCGAGCCCAGCGTCAATATCGGCGTCGGCACGATGGCCGGCCAGCCGCCGCATCTGGTCGGCAAGGCCTTCCTCGACCGCTTCGGCATCCGACCCGACAGCGCCGATGCTTATGCCTTCACCTGCGTCGAGTTCGAGAAGGCGGCCGGCCGCTTCGGCAAGCTCGGCGGCTTCGCGCATCTGAAGACGCTGATCGACAAGCTGCGCGCCGATGTCGGCGAAAAGCGCTCGATCCTGCTCGACGGCGGCGATCTCTGGCAGGGCACCGGCTTCGCCAACGCCCTGAAGGGCACCGACATGGTGGAGGCGGCCAACCTGCTCGGCATCGAGGCGATGACCGGGCATTGGGAATTCACCTATGGCGAGCAGGCGCTGCGCGACAATCTCGCCCGCTTCAAGGGCGAGTTCCTGGCGCAGAACGTGTTCCTGACCGAGGAAGCCGCGTTCAATGACGCCAAGGCGTTCGATCCCGCCTCGGGGCGCGTGTTCAAGCCGTCCACCATCAAGGAGATCGGCGGCCACCGGATCGCGATTATCGGGCAAGCGTTTCCCTATGTGCCGATCGCGCACCCGAAGCGGTTCACGCCGGACTGGACGTTCGGCATCCGCGACGACGAGCTGCAAAAGCTGGTCGACGGCCATCGCAACAACGATCACGTCGATGCGGTGATCCTGCTGTCGCATAACGGCATGGATGTCGACCTGAAGCTTGCGAGCCGCGTCACCGGCATCGACGTCATCCTCGGCGGCCACACCCATGACGCGATCCCGCTGCCGATCACGGTGACCAATGCCGGCGGCGTCACGCTGGTGACCAATGCCGGCTCCAACGCCAAGTTCATCGGCGTGCTCGATCTCGATCTCGCCAAGGGCAAGGTTGCCAATGTGCGCTATCGGCTGCTGCCTGTTTTCGCCGAACTGTTGAAGCCGGATCCGGCAATGCAGGCGCTGATCGACAAGACGCGCCAGCCCTATGCGGACGATTGGGACGACAAGCTCGCCGCCGCCGACCGCCTGCTCTACCGCCGCGGCAATTTCTCCGGCACCATGGACCAGCTGATCTGCGATGCGCTGCTCGCCGAGCTCGATGCCGAGATCGCGCTGTCGCCGGGCTTCCGCTGGGGCCTCACCACGCTCGCGAACCAGCCGCTGACCATGGAAGACGTGCTGTCGGAAACCGCGATCACCTATCCCGAGACCTACACGGCGACGATGACCGGCGCGCAGATCAAGGACGTGCTGGAGGACGTCTGCGACAATCTGTTCAACGCCGATCCCTATTACCAGCAGGGCGGCGACATGGTCCGCGTCGGCGGCCTCGCCTACACCTGCACGCCGGCGGAATCCGTCGGCAAGCGCATCTCTGAGCTGAAGCTCGGCAATGGCCGGCATCTGGAAGCCGAAAGGCACTACAAGGTGGCGGGCTGGGCCTCGGTCAACCAGCAGAGCGGCGCCCCGGTCTGGGACGTCGTCGCAAAGCATCTGCGCGCCGGCCGGCCGCCGAACCGCGACGCACCGGGCGTGACGCTGAAAGGCGTCGAGGACAATCCGGGCATGACGGGGCTCGGCTGA
- a CDS encoding DsrE family protein, with amino-acid sequence MLRRLAAIAALSVALATGALAADKPHRIATQVDQNDPQIMNLALNNATNVIEYYRAKNEDVEIDIVTYGPGLNMLRSDTSPVQDRIKRLKDQVFPGKIQFSACNNTKQGMEKAEGHAISVVPDATIVPSGVVHLMELQEQGWSYVRP; translated from the coding sequence ATGCTTCGCCGTCTTGCTGCCATCGCAGCTCTCTCGGTCGCGCTCGCGACCGGCGCCCTCGCCGCCGACAAGCCGCACCGCATCGCGACCCAGGTCGACCAGAACGACCCGCAGATCATGAATCTCGCGCTCAACAACGCGACCAACGTCATCGAATATTACCGCGCCAAGAACGAGGACGTGGAGATCGACATCGTCACCTACGGCCCCGGCCTCAACATGCTGCGCAGCGACACCTCGCCGGTGCAGGATCGCATCAAGCGGCTGAAGGACCAGGTCTTCCCCGGCAAGATCCAGTTCTCCGCCTGCAACAACACCAAGCAGGGCATGGAGAAGGCGGAGGGCCACGCGATCTCGGTGGTCCCGGACGCCACCATCGTGCCGTCGGGCGTGGTGCATCTGATGGAGTTGCAGGAGCAGGGCTGGAGCTACGTGCGGCCGTAG
- the soxZ gene encoding thiosulfate oxidation carrier complex protein SoxZ, producing the protein MASSIRVRATANGDTTEVQALIQHPMDSGFVKDAKGEIIPPHFIQQLTFEYDGKPVFLADWGGGVSKDPYVKFAFKGGKKGDDLKVSWTDNKGASDSTTAKIQ; encoded by the coding sequence ATGGCATCGAGCATTCGCGTGCGCGCCACCGCAAACGGCGACACCACCGAGGTGCAGGCGCTGATCCAGCACCCGATGGATTCCGGCTTCGTCAAGGACGCCAAGGGCGAGATCATTCCGCCGCATTTCATCCAGCAACTGACCTTCGAATATGACGGCAAGCCGGTATTCCTCGCCGATTGGGGCGGCGGCGTCTCCAAGGACCCCTACGTCAAGTTCGCCTTCAAGGGCGGCAAGAAGGGCGATGACCTGAAGGTGAGCTGGACCGACAACAAGGGCGCCTCCGACAGCACCACGGCGAAGATTCAATGA
- a CDS encoding MFS transporter produces MIDVTASDGTADDARARGNVWRLAAAQALTGANSAVIFATGSIVGATLAPSVSLATVPLSMYVLGMAAGTLPTGAISRAYGRRTAFIIGTFCGTLTGALGAWAILHSAFWLFCAATFLGGLYGSVAQSYRFAAADGASASFRPKAVSWVMAGGVFAGVLGPQLVQWTMDVWPPYLFAFSFVMQAVVALVAMAVLSGVDAPKPAAADLHGGRPLLEIARQPRFIAAALCGVISYPMMNLVMTSAPLAMKMCGLTVSDSNFGIQWHIVAMYGPSFFTGSLIARLGAPRVVALGLALEAAAATIGLSGITALHFWATLFVLGVGWNFAFVGASALVLETHRPQERNKVQAFNDFLVFGMMAIGSFSSGQLLAHYGWDAVNMVVFPPVVLGLIVLSLASFARRRAKLRAVDEIPDPSL; encoded by the coding sequence ATGATCGACGTGACTGCTTCTGACGGGACGGCCGACGACGCGCGAGCGCGCGGCAATGTGTGGCGGCTCGCGGCGGCGCAGGCGCTGACCGGCGCCAATTCGGCCGTCATCTTCGCCACCGGCTCGATCGTCGGCGCGACGCTGGCACCGTCGGTCTCGCTCGCGACCGTGCCGCTTTCGATGTACGTGCTCGGGATGGCCGCCGGCACGCTGCCGACCGGTGCGATCTCGCGCGCCTATGGCCGGCGCACGGCCTTCATCATCGGCACCTTCTGCGGCACGCTCACCGGCGCGCTCGGCGCCTGGGCAATCCTGCACTCCGCGTTCTGGCTGTTCTGCGCCGCGACTTTCCTTGGCGGGCTCTACGGCTCGGTGGCGCAGTCCTATCGCTTCGCCGCAGCCGATGGCGCGAGTGCGTCGTTCCGGCCCAAGGCGGTGTCCTGGGTGATGGCCGGCGGCGTGTTCGCCGGCGTGCTCGGGCCGCAGCTCGTGCAATGGACCATGGACGTCTGGCCGCCCTATCTGTTCGCGTTCTCCTTCGTGATGCAGGCGGTGGTCGCACTGGTGGCGATGGCGGTGCTGTCGGGCGTCGACGCGCCGAAGCCCGCGGCTGCCGACCTGCATGGCGGTCGCCCGCTGCTCGAGATCGCACGGCAACCGCGCTTCATCGCGGCTGCACTGTGCGGCGTGATCTCCTATCCGATGATGAACCTGGTGATGACCTCGGCGCCGCTCGCCATGAAGATGTGCGGGCTTACGGTCAGCGATTCCAATTTCGGCATTCAGTGGCACATCGTGGCGATGTACGGCCCGAGCTTCTTCACGGGCTCGCTGATCGCGCGGTTGGGCGCGCCGCGCGTCGTCGCGCTCGGGCTGGCGCTGGAGGCGGCGGCTGCGACGATCGGGCTGTCGGGTATCACCGCACTGCATTTCTGGGCCACGCTGTTCGTGCTCGGCGTCGGCTGGAATTTCGCTTTCGTCGGCGCGTCCGCCCTCGTGCTGGAGACGCACCGGCCGCAGGAGCGCAACAAGGTACAGGCCTTCAACGACTTTCTCGTCTTCGGCATGATGGCGATCGGCTCGTTCTCGTCCGGTCAATTGCTCGCCCATTACGGCTGGGACGCCGTCAACATGGTGGTGTTCCCGCCGGTCGTGCTCGGCCTCATCGTGCTGTCGCTCGCATCATTTGCGCGGCGACGGGCGAAATTGCGCGCGGTGGATGAAATTCCCGATCCGAGCCTCTGA